The Providencia sp. PROV188 genome includes a region encoding these proteins:
- a CDS encoding addiction module antidote protein produces MNIKIKEYDIAEHLTNEEEIQLYLNEILEEGDTALILAALGDIARARNMTQLAKEVGMSREGLYKALSGEGNPAFTTILKIVHSLGLKLQFKSAR; encoded by the coding sequence ATGAATATTAAAATAAAAGAGTATGACATTGCTGAGCACTTAACGAACGAAGAAGAAATTCAGCTGTATCTTAATGAAATATTAGAAGAAGGCGATACGGCACTCATTCTTGCGGCATTAGGCGATATTGCGAGAGCGAGAAATATGACCCAATTAGCAAAGGAAGTAGGAATGAGCCGAGAAGGGCTATATAAGGCACTATCTGGTGAAGGTAACCCTGCATTTACCACTATCTTGAAGATAGTTCATTCACTAGGACTAAAGTTGCAATTTAAGAGCGCAAGATAA
- a CDS encoding type II toxin-antitoxin system RelE/ParE family toxin has product MHDLKDIRAKTKIQIRIRRLKQGNFGDVESIGDGFSELKIHEGKGYRVYLRKIDNTIVLLISGGDKST; this is encoded by the coding sequence ATGCATGACCTGAAAGATATTCGAGCAAAAACAAAAATACAGATAAGAATTCGGCGTTTGAAGCAAGGCAATTTTGGTGATGTTGAATCAATAGGTGATGGTTTTTCTGAATTAAAAATACATGAAGGGAAAGGATATCGCGTTTATTTAAGAAAGATTGATAATACAATCGTATTGTTAATCAGCGGTGGTGATAAATCGACGTAG
- a CDS encoding Spy/CpxP family protein refolding chaperone, translating to MQRIVHRTKHSSVHKTAAYVLASAFVFGPVAAFGEASESSVNDEPSLVLQMQPDQPLQTTHIAIQFQIPESLNSDERASEFMFNGITLSEKQRQQLRDLMATQRHRHGENVASIQERESLHKLIIADRFDDKAVRAQLEKQLQKELDERVEMARIHHELYQLLTPEQKAQLEQINQHKFAEYQVMQ from the coding sequence ATGCAAAGAATAGTACACAGAACAAAACACAGTTCAGTACATAAAACAGCCGCATACGTTTTAGCTTCTGCATTTGTTTTCGGGCCAGTCGCTGCGTTTGGTGAAGCATCTGAAAGTAGTGTTAATGATGAACCATCATTAGTGCTTCAAATGCAACCGGACCAGCCACTACAAACCACACATATTGCTATTCAGTTTCAGATCCCTGAATCATTAAATAGCGACGAACGTGCCAGTGAATTTATGTTTAATGGTATCACGTTGAGTGAGAAACAGCGCCAACAGCTTCGTGACTTGATGGCTACCCAGCGCCACCGTCATGGTGAAAATGTTGCTTCAATACAAGAACGTGAGTCATTACACAAACTTATTATAGCGGATCGCTTTGATGATAAAGCTGTCCGAGCGCAACTTGAGAAACAATTGCAAAAAGAATTGGATGAACGCGTTGAGATGGCTCGCATCCATCACGAGCTTTACCAGTTACTGACGCCAGAGCAAAAGGCGCAGCTTGAGCAAATTAATCAGCATAAGTTCGCTGAATATCAAGTTATGCAGTAG
- the cpxR gene encoding envelope stress response regulator transcription factor CpxR yields MHKILLVDDDRELTSLLKELLEMEGFNVVIAYDGEQALQQIDSSIDLLLLDVMMPKKNGIETLKELRQIHQTPVIMLTARGSELDKVLGLELGADDYLPKPFNDRELVARIRALLRRSNWSEQTQGDNSNTPTLQVDKLQLNPGRQEASFDNEILDLTGTEFTLLYLLAQHLGQVVSREHLSQEVLGKRLTPFDRAIDMHISNLRRKLPERTDGQPWFKTLRGRGYLMVSAT; encoded by the coding sequence ATGCATAAAATCCTATTAGTTGATGACGACCGTGAACTCACGTCGCTTTTAAAAGAACTGCTGGAAATGGAAGGTTTCAATGTTGTCATCGCTTATGACGGTGAGCAAGCATTACAGCAAATCGATTCATCCATTGACCTATTATTACTCGACGTCATGATGCCGAAGAAAAACGGTATTGAGACATTAAAAGAGTTACGCCAAATTCACCAAACGCCAGTCATTATGTTAACGGCGCGTGGCAGTGAATTAGATAAAGTGCTGGGCTTAGAGCTCGGTGCCGATGACTATTTACCAAAACCATTTAACGATAGGGAGTTAGTAGCGCGGATTCGTGCGTTACTGCGCCGCTCAAACTGGAGCGAGCAAACTCAAGGGGACAACAGCAACACCCCAACCTTACAAGTAGATAAATTACAGCTCAATCCGGGTCGTCAAGAAGCCAGCTTCGATAACGAAATCCTTGATTTAACCGGCACCGAGTTTACTTTGCTCTATCTATTAGCCCAGCATTTAGGGCAAGTGGTTTCAAGAGAGCATTTAAGCCAAGAAGTTTTGGGTAAGCGCCTCACGCCATTTGACCGTGCGATTGATATGCATATTTCAAACTTGCGCCGCAAACTTCCAGAACGCACCGATGGTCAACCTTGGTTTAAAACCTTGCGTGGACGCGGTTACTTGATGGTTTCTGCCACATGA
- the cpxA gene encoding envelope stress sensor histidine kinase CpxA, with protein MINSLTARIFAIFWFTLALVLMLVLMVPKLDSRQLTVLMESEQRQGEMLEQHIEAELAQAPMNDLLWWRRISNAIKKWAPPGQRLIIVTSEGRVIGAMPSEMQVIRNFIGQSDNADHPKKKKYGRAEILGPFSIRDGEDHYQLYLVRPASSPQSDFINLLFDRPFLLLIATMLISAPLLLWLSWSLARPARKLKMAADDVAKGNLRPHPELESGPQEFLSTGNSFNQMISALDGMVTAQQRLISDISHELRTPLTRLQLATALLRRRHGESKELERIETETHRLDSMINDLLVLSRSQHKNEILREHIKADELWGDILDDASFEAEQMNKTLDVTSHPGSWPLYCNPSAIGSAFENIVRNALRYSNTHIAVDFKEENNGILITVDDDGPGVSPADREHIFRPFYRTDEARDRETGGTGLGLAIVETAISQHKGWVKADDSPLGGLRLQIWLPEHGR; from the coding sequence ATGATCAACAGCTTAACAGCTCGAATATTTGCGATTTTCTGGTTTACCCTCGCACTAGTATTAATGCTAGTGCTGATGGTGCCTAAGCTCGACTCTCGGCAGCTCACCGTCCTGATGGAAAGTGAGCAACGCCAAGGGGAGATGCTTGAGCAACACATCGAAGCCGAACTCGCGCAAGCTCCAATGAACGACCTACTTTGGTGGCGACGGATTTCCAACGCCATCAAAAAATGGGCGCCCCCAGGGCAACGGCTGATTATCGTGACCAGTGAAGGCCGCGTGATTGGTGCGATGCCGAGTGAAATGCAGGTGATCCGCAACTTTATTGGTCAATCAGATAATGCCGACCATCCGAAGAAGAAAAAGTACGGACGCGCAGAAATTTTGGGCCCATTTTCTATTCGAGACGGTGAAGATCATTACCAACTCTATTTAGTTCGCCCTGCAAGCAGCCCGCAATCAGACTTTATTAACCTCTTGTTTGACAGACCATTTTTACTCTTGATTGCCACAATGTTAATCAGCGCACCGTTGCTATTATGGCTATCATGGAGCTTGGCTCGCCCTGCCCGTAAATTAAAAATGGCGGCGGACGATGTGGCAAAAGGTAACTTGCGCCCACACCCAGAGCTAGAATCGGGTCCACAAGAATTCTTATCGACGGGTAACAGTTTTAACCAGATGATCAGTGCATTAGATGGCATGGTCACTGCCCAGCAGCGATTGATTTCTGACATATCTCACGAGTTGCGCACCCCACTCACACGATTACAGCTAGCGACGGCATTATTACGTCGCCGCCATGGTGAGAGTAAAGAGCTGGAGCGCATCGAAACAGAAACTCACCGTTTAGATAGCATGATCAATGACTTGCTGGTTCTCTCTCGCAGCCAGCATAAAAATGAAATTCTTCGCGAACACATCAAAGCCGATGAGTTATGGGGAGATATTCTGGATGATGCAAGCTTCGAAGCGGAGCAGATGAACAAGACGCTGGATGTCACGTCGCACCCTGGCTCATGGCCGTTATATTGCAATCCATCCGCCATTGGCAGTGCGTTTGAAAACATAGTGCGTAACGCACTGCGCTACTCAAACACCCATATTGCGGTTGATTTCAAAGAAGAAAATAACGGTATTTTGATTACTGTCGACGATGATGGCCCAGGTGTTAGCCCTGCTGACCGCGAGCATATCTTCCGACCTTTCTATCGCACCGATGAAGCTCGCGACAGAGAAACCGGTGGTACAGGGCTTGGCTTAGCGATTGTTGAAACTGCAATTTCCCAACATAAAGGCTGGGTAAAAGCTGACGACAGCCCGCTAGGTGGATTACGCCTACAGATTTGGCTGCCAGAACACGGACGCTAA
- a CDS encoding FAD-binding oxidoreductase, whose protein sequence is MRYQITIEPAGVTYTSENNLLDDALSQAVPIEYSCKTGDCRTCQAEIISGTVKNEHDEIVCNGSILTCQSKAQSHLTLKVNYYPELKDIKVQTLPCKISSIKYATDDVIILKLRLPPTSNFIYLPGQYIDLIYKNIKRSYSISNINSKELELHIRYVPTGVMSDYIFKQFSENQLMRIEGPKGTFFVRQNSKPLILIATGTGIAPIKAILEQLLAINDPRHVYIYWGMQYKNELYCTEIEQYAKKFPHIHFNPVLSKESDWKGHQGYVQNAVIKDFDSLATMEVYACGSLNMIQEAQDLFFQYGLPSDAFHSDAFTPAK, encoded by the coding sequence ATGCGATATCAAATAACAATTGAACCAGCAGGTGTTACCTATACCAGTGAAAATAATTTATTGGATGATGCTTTAAGTCAAGCGGTTCCTATAGAATATAGCTGTAAGACTGGTGATTGTAGAACTTGTCAAGCTGAGATAATTTCAGGCACAGTTAAAAATGAACATGATGAAATTGTATGTAATGGAAGCATTTTAACTTGCCAGTCTAAAGCACAATCTCATTTAACCCTTAAAGTTAATTATTATCCAGAATTAAAGGATATTAAAGTTCAAACTTTACCTTGTAAAATTTCTTCCATTAAATATGCAACAGATGATGTTATTATTTTAAAACTTCGCTTACCTCCTACTAGTAATTTTATATATCTCCCAGGCCAATATATAGATTTAATTTATAAAAACATAAAGCGTAGCTATTCAATTTCAAATATAAACTCTAAAGAATTAGAATTGCATATTCGCTATGTACCTACAGGTGTAATGTCCGACTATATTTTCAAGCAATTTAGTGAAAATCAGCTAATGCGGATAGAAGGTCCCAAAGGGACTTTCTTTGTGAGGCAAAATTCTAAACCTCTCATATTAATAGCAACAGGTACTGGGATAGCTCCAATAAAAGCTATTTTAGAACAACTGTTAGCAATAAATGATCCTAGGCATGTATACATATATTGGGGTATGCAATATAAAAATGAATTGTATTGTACGGAAATAGAACAATACGCAAAAAAATTTCCTCATATACACTTTAACCCTGTACTTTCTAAAGAATCAGATTGGAAAGGTCATCAGGGATATGTACAAAATGCCGTCATAAAAGACTTTGATTCTTTAGCCACAATGGAAGTCTATGCTTGTGGCTCACTTAACATGATCCAAGAAGCCCAAGATCTGTTTTTTCAATACGGGCTTCCCTCTGATGCATTTCACTCAGATGCATTCACCCCTGCGAAATAA
- the rfbF gene encoding glucose-1-phosphate cytidylyltransferase has translation MKAVILAGGFGTRLSEETSVKPKPMVEIGGRPILWHILKQYSAHGINDFIICCGYKGYIIKEYFANYFLHMSDVTFDMKNNLMEVHRKRAEPWTVTLVDTGENSMTGGRLKRVADYLKDEEAFCFTYGDGVANIDISKSIEFHKQHGKKATLTATFPPGRFGALDIKNSQVNNFKEKPKGDGAMINGGFFVLSPQVLNYIDGDSCVWEQYPLNQLALDGELMAYEHQGFWQPMDTLRDKIYLEELWQSGKAPWKIWE, from the coding sequence ATGAAAGCAGTAATCCTTGCGGGTGGTTTTGGCACTCGTTTAAGCGAAGAAACATCAGTTAAACCCAAGCCAATGGTTGAAATTGGGGGAAGACCCATTCTATGGCATATTCTGAAACAATACTCAGCTCATGGTATTAATGATTTTATCATCTGCTGTGGCTATAAAGGTTATATCATAAAAGAGTATTTTGCTAATTACTTCCTACATATGTCAGACGTAACTTTCGATATGAAAAATAACCTAATGGAAGTTCATCGAAAACGAGCCGAGCCATGGACTGTCACCTTAGTTGATACTGGCGAAAACTCAATGACAGGGGGAAGGTTAAAACGTGTAGCTGATTATCTAAAAGATGAAGAAGCTTTCTGTTTCACATATGGAGATGGCGTAGCCAATATAGATATTTCCAAGAGTATTGAGTTTCATAAACAGCACGGAAAAAAAGCAACACTTACAGCGACTTTTCCTCCAGGTAGATTTGGTGCATTAGATATTAAAAATAGCCAAGTTAATAACTTTAAAGAAAAACCCAAAGGCGATGGCGCGATGATCAATGGCGGCTTTTTTGTATTGTCTCCCCAAGTGTTAAACTATATTGATGGGGATAGCTGTGTTTGGGAGCAATATCCTCTAAATCAATTAGCACTAGATGGCGAACTGATGGCCTATGAGCACCAAGGTTTTTGGCAACCAATGGACACATTACGTGACAAAATTTACTTAGAAGAATTATGGCAATCAGGCAAAGCACCTTGGAAAATTTGGGAGTAA
- the rfbG gene encoding CDP-glucose 4,6-dehydratase translates to MNPNFWLNKKVFITGHTGFKGSWLSLWLIEMGAIVKGYSLAPPTTPSLFEEMQLWARMESIEGDIRDFMHLRQEIHEFKPDIVFHMAAQPLVRLSYDEPIETYSTNVMGTVYLLEAVKQVGGIKAVVNITSDKCYENKEWVWGYRENEPMGGYDPYSNSKGCAELVASSYRQSFFNKNKYHEHGCAIASVRAGNVIGGGDWALDRLIPDMLKAFSSNEKVEIRNPHSIRPWQHVLEPLSGYITVAEHLYNDGCEYAEGWNFGPKDEDAKSVEWIANQLSNLWGNNAEWFISAGEHPHEAHYLKLDCSKAKMRLDWQAVWDLQQTLEKIVNWQKAWLNKEDMHQYTINEIKEYMIARAGNK, encoded by the coding sequence ATGAATCCAAATTTTTGGCTTAATAAAAAAGTATTTATAACAGGTCATACCGGCTTTAAAGGATCTTGGCTGTCTCTTTGGCTAATAGAAATGGGCGCTATCGTTAAAGGGTATTCTTTAGCTCCACCAACAACACCTAGTTTATTTGAAGAAATGCAACTATGGGCAAGAATGGAATCTATAGAAGGTGATATTCGCGATTTCATGCACTTGCGTCAAGAAATACATGAATTTAAGCCTGATATTGTTTTCCATATGGCAGCCCAGCCACTCGTTCGCCTCTCATATGATGAACCTATAGAAACATATTCTACTAATGTAATGGGCACTGTTTATTTACTTGAAGCTGTAAAGCAGGTGGGTGGAATTAAGGCTGTTGTAAATATAACTTCTGATAAGTGCTATGAAAATAAAGAATGGGTTTGGGGATATCGTGAAAATGAGCCTATGGGTGGCTATGATCCATATAGTAACAGTAAGGGCTGTGCAGAACTTGTAGCATCATCTTATCGTCAGTCCTTTTTTAATAAAAACAAGTACCATGAGCATGGCTGTGCAATAGCATCTGTTCGCGCAGGAAATGTTATAGGTGGGGGGGATTGGGCATTAGATAGACTGATTCCTGATATGCTAAAAGCCTTCTCATCTAATGAAAAAGTTGAAATACGCAATCCTCATTCTATTCGACCTTGGCAACACGTTTTAGAACCTCTTTCAGGTTATATTACCGTCGCAGAGCACCTCTATAACGATGGTTGTGAATATGCAGAGGGCTGGAATTTTGGTCCTAAAGATGAAGATGCTAAGTCTGTTGAGTGGATTGCAAATCAATTAAGTAATCTTTGGGGAAATAATGCTGAATGGTTCATCAGTGCTGGTGAACATCCACATGAAGCACACTATCTTAAATTAGATTGCTCCAAGGCTAAAATGCGCTTGGACTGGCAAGCTGTCTGGGATTTACAGCAAACATTAGAGAAAATTGTAAATTGGCAAAAAGCATGGCTAAACAAAGAAGATATGCATCAATATACAATTAATGAAATTAAAGAATACATGATTGCAAGAGCAGGTAATAAATAA
- the rfbH gene encoding lipopolysaccharide biosynthesis protein RfbH: MSKEQIRKQIAELVQQYANLEYAPKEFIGGKSVVPPSGKVLGAKELQLMVEASLDGWLTTGRFNDAFEKKLAEYLGVPYLLTTTSGSSANLLALTALTSPKLGSRQLKPGDEVITVAAGFPTTVNPTIQNGLIPVFVDVDIPTYQIKSEMIEAAVSDKTKAIMVAHTLGNTFDLTEARRIADKYNLWLIEDCCDALGSTYNGQMVGTFGDIATVSFYPAHHITMGEGGAVFTKSKELRTLIESFRDWGRDCYCAPGCDNTCGKRFDQKLGSLPEGYDHKYTYSHLGYNLKITDMQAACGLAQMESVETFVQARKDNFEYLKAGLVNCEEFIILPEATENSDPSWFGFPITIKEESGIARVDLLKFMDQYKIGTRLLFAGNLTRQPYFENVKYRIVGELTNTDIIMNNTFWIGVYPGLTKEHLDFVIEKFEEFFGVNF, translated from the coding sequence ATGTCAAAAGAACAAATAAGAAAGCAAATAGCAGAACTTGTACAACAATATGCAAATCTAGAATATGCTCCAAAGGAGTTCATTGGTGGTAAAAGTGTAGTACCACCTTCAGGAAAAGTTCTCGGTGCGAAAGAGTTACAACTGATGGTAGAGGCTTCTTTAGATGGTTGGCTTACAACAGGTCGCTTTAATGATGCTTTTGAAAAAAAACTTGCAGAATACCTTGGAGTACCATACCTATTAACTACAACTTCAGGTTCTTCTGCTAATTTACTCGCACTTACGGCATTAACATCACCTAAACTCGGCTCAAGACAACTTAAGCCTGGTGATGAAGTCATTACGGTTGCTGCTGGCTTTCCGACAACAGTTAATCCAACAATTCAAAATGGCTTGATTCCTGTTTTTGTTGATGTCGATATTCCAACATATCAAATTAAATCTGAAATGATAGAAGCTGCCGTCTCTGACAAAACAAAAGCTATCATGGTTGCTCATACCTTAGGCAACACATTTGATTTAACCGAAGCGCGCCGCATCGCTGACAAATATAATCTCTGGCTAATAGAAGATTGCTGTGATGCATTAGGTTCCACCTATAATGGACAAATGGTTGGAACTTTTGGAGATATTGCTACAGTAAGTTTTTACCCTGCCCATCATATAACTATGGGGGAAGGTGGAGCTGTATTTACCAAAAGTAAAGAACTACGCACTTTAATTGAGTCATTTAGAGATTGGGGGCGTGATTGCTATTGTGCACCAGGTTGCGATAATACCTGCGGTAAACGTTTTGACCAAAAATTAGGGTCATTACCTGAAGGTTATGACCACAAATATACGTACTCACATCTAGGCTACAATTTAAAAATTACTGATATGCAAGCCGCTTGTGGCTTAGCCCAAATGGAATCAGTAGAGACATTTGTCCAAGCCCGTAAAGATAACTTTGAATATTTAAAAGCTGGGCTAGTGAATTGCGAAGAGTTTATCATTTTGCCAGAAGCAACTGAAAATTCAGATCCTTCTTGGTTTGGTTTCCCAATAACTATAAAAGAAGAAAGCGGAATTGCTCGTGTAGATTTACTTAAATTTATGGATCAGTACAAAATTGGTACTCGCCTATTATTCGCAGGTAACTTAACGCGTCAACCTTACTTTGAAAATGTTAAATATCGAATTGTTGGCGAGTTAACCAATACAGATATTATTATGAATAATACTTTCTGGATCGGTGTCTACCCTGGCTTAACTAAAGAGCATTTAGATTTCGTTATTGAGAAATTTGAAGAGTTTTTCGGTGTAAACTTTTAA
- a CDS encoding dTDP-4-dehydrorhamnose 3,5-epimerase family protein, with amino-acid sequence MQIKELNISGCFLVNLPSFKDERGGFVKTFNIDTLTGSPLEYFNLKEEFYSTSKKNVLRGLHFQKPPSAHNKIVTCTDGKVLDFFVDLRKTSNTYGKHIALTLDSENPQLLYLPKGLAHGFLTLSENATLLYKTDFVYSPKDDQGILWSSIGLELPNNEFIISERDNNFSPLADYKSPF; translated from the coding sequence ATGCAAATTAAAGAATTGAACATCTCAGGATGTTTCCTAGTTAATCTCCCCTCATTCAAAGATGAGAGAGGGGGATTTGTAAAAACATTTAATATTGATACTCTCACTGGTAGCCCTCTAGAGTATTTTAATTTGAAAGAAGAGTTTTACTCTACTTCAAAAAAAAATGTCTTACGTGGGTTACATTTTCAAAAGCCTCCCTCCGCACATAATAAAATCGTAACTTGCACTGATGGAAAAGTTTTAGATTTTTTCGTTGATTTGAGAAAAACCTCCAATACGTATGGAAAACATATAGCCCTTACATTAGACAGTGAGAATCCTCAATTATTATATTTACCTAAAGGGTTAGCACATGGTTTTTTAACTCTCAGTGAAAATGCAACTTTGTTGTATAAAACAGATTTTGTATATTCACCAAAAGATGATCAAGGAATACTTTGGTCAAGTATCGGATTAGAACTCCCAAATAATGAGTTCATAATCTCAGAGAGAGATAATAACTTTTCTCCCTTAGCTGACTATAAAAGCCCATTCTAA
- a CDS encoding NAD-dependent epimerase/dehydratase family protein: MKILVTGASGFIGSQFCKYHSSVFEPIALVRNSSLPIENTRYYDGSYDSLCQALEDIDIVLHLATYYTAEHKPDDIHKIIDANISFGAHLLEAMKERKVKKLINIGTTWQYYMGDDHRYANLYAASKQAFQEFVNWYVDSQGFSVINLHLNDTYGEEDTRKKLLQLLIECAVTGRALDMSPGEQQFETCYIRDVIQGIEIALEIINDSPSHYNETYSLLSGNNHTLKKLVSIVESITNEKISIHWGARPYRNREVMEIPYNCYKILPGWQPKISIYDGIEILFKKYKV, from the coding sequence ATGAAAATACTAGTAACCGGTGCATCAGGTTTTATTGGAAGCCAATTCTGTAAATATCATTCATCAGTATTTGAACCTATTGCTTTGGTTCGCAACTCTAGTTTACCTATTGAAAATACACGATACTATGATGGAAGCTATGATTCACTTTGCCAGGCTTTAGAGGATATTGATATAGTATTACATCTAGCAACATACTATACCGCTGAACATAAACCTGATGATATTCATAAAATTATTGATGCAAATATCAGTTTTGGTGCTCACTTATTAGAAGCAATGAAAGAAAGAAAAGTTAAAAAGCTTATAAATATTGGCACTACATGGCAATATTATATGGGTGATGACCATCGGTATGCTAATTTATATGCTGCATCTAAGCAGGCATTTCAAGAATTTGTAAACTGGTATGTAGACTCGCAAGGCTTCAGTGTAATTAATTTGCATCTAAATGACACATATGGCGAAGAAGATACACGAAAAAAATTGCTCCAATTATTGATTGAATGTGCTGTGACTGGGCGTGCACTAGATATGAGTCCAGGAGAGCAACAATTTGAAACCTGCTATATACGTGATGTTATACAAGGTATAGAAATAGCCTTAGAAATAATTAATGATAGCCCATCCCACTATAATGAGACATATTCCTTGTTATCCGGAAATAATCATACATTAAAGAAATTGGTATCAATAGTTGAATCAATAACAAATGAAAAAATCTCTATTCATTGGGGAGCTAGGCCCTATAGAAATAGAGAAGTTATGGAGATACCTTATAACTGCTATAAAATTTTACCGGGATGGCAGCCGAAAATATCAATATACGACGGCATTGAAATTTTATTTAAAAAATATAAGGTATAA
- a CDS encoding glycosyltransferase, translating into MIFVSGNVNSSYRAQNIIKLITDNNIEFSHIPFFLTIGKNYFIKRAFAIISMFFLIPARVLLLVMSKKIVILPMNHTVFSLFDTIIGKIFNKEIILEFYISTYDTAVNDRGEIAPKSKKAKRLLFIEKKLTQYATNIVCLNEAEKNYYLKFMHSSAKSKVISVPLVIDRIKSRNQIKMSAKKFQLCWWGNYIPLHGLEKIIKAIKLIDGYDITFYIFGNNEEKSKPYQDLANELEINNKIIFNNDFTFKNGKLPEFLINNCDLALGNFGSSEKATTVLVNKVVDAIALNLPCLTMQTKACDEFFIANENIFLTKENPTPEDIANAIIEIIDNKDNLFEISKNGHDIYNHYFSPEAFSKKYLPLIK; encoded by the coding sequence ATGATTTTTGTTTCTGGAAATGTTAATAGCTCATATAGAGCACAAAATATTATCAAGCTAATCACTGATAATAACATTGAGTTTTCACATATTCCGTTTTTTTTAACAATAGGTAAAAATTATTTCATAAAAAGAGCGTTTGCTATTATTTCTATGTTTTTTCTCATTCCCGCAAGAGTTTTGCTTTTAGTTATGAGTAAAAAAATAGTTATATTACCAATGAATCATACTGTTTTTTCTCTATTTGATACTATCATTGGTAAGATATTCAACAAAGAAATAATTCTTGAGTTTTATATCAGTACATATGATACAGCTGTCAATGACCGCGGTGAAATAGCTCCGAAATCTAAAAAAGCCAAAAGGTTATTGTTCATAGAAAAAAAATTAACTCAATATGCAACAAATATAGTATGTCTTAATGAAGCAGAGAAAAATTATTATTTAAAATTTATGCACTCATCTGCAAAGAGTAAAGTAATATCAGTACCTTTAGTTATTGATAGAATAAAATCAAGAAATCAAATAAAAATGAGCGCAAAAAAATTTCAATTATGCTGGTGGGGTAATTATATACCATTACATGGTTTAGAAAAAATAATAAAGGCAATCAAACTTATCGATGGATATGACATAACTTTTTACATCTTTGGTAACAATGAGGAAAAATCCAAACCTTACCAAGATTTAGCAAATGAGCTAGAAATAAATAATAAAATTATATTTAACAATGATTTCACATTTAAAAATGGCAAACTTCCTGAATTTTTAATTAATAACTGTGATTTAGCACTTGGTAATTTTGGATCAAGTGAGAAAGCAACAACAGTTCTAGTGAATAAAGTCGTTGATGCAATCGCTTTAAACCTCCCATGTCTGACGATGCAAACAAAAGCTTGCGATGAGTTTTTTATTGCAAATGAAAATATTTTCCTTACCAAGGAAAATCCGACACCTGAAGATATAGCGAATGCTATAATCGAAATTATAGATAATAAAGATAATTTATTTGAAATAAGTAAAAATGGACATGATATCTATAATCATTATTTTAGCCCTGAAGCTTTCTCTAAAAAATACTTACCCTTAATTAAATAA